The Gammaproteobacteria bacterium genome has a segment encoding these proteins:
- the rpmF gene encoding 50S ribosomal subunit protein L32 produces MAVPQNRKSPSKRGMHRSHDFLVGPPLSIEQESGEIHRRHHVSRDGYYRGRKVIDVAKKDE; encoded by the coding sequence ATGGCTGTTCCACAAAATCGTAAATCCCCGTCCAAACGGGGAATGCACCGCTCTCACGATTTTCTTGTAGGTCCCCCTCTGTCTATTGAACAGGAAAGTGGCGAGATTCATCGCCGCCATCATGTTAGCCGCGATGGTTATTATCGCGGGCGCAAGGTGATCGACGTCGCTAAGAAGGATGAATAA
- a CDS encoding 23S rRNA accumulation protein YceD, with the protein MEISGSYPLAALERLAPLLHQAEGEVAFRLHFSKDREGRRLVTGQVAARLVLVCQRCLAPTWFPVEREVLLGIVANLAAADQLPAELDPLVVADTLSIREMVEDELILELPVVAMHEIDQCPAREVLEQYVPGEEEGSNGLARPNPFAVLKSLNPV; encoded by the coding sequence ATGGAGATCAGCGGTAGCTATCCACTGGCTGCCCTTGAGCGTCTCGCCCCCCTGTTGCATCAGGCAGAGGGGGAAGTGGCCTTTCGCTTGCATTTTTCAAAGGATAGGGAGGGGCGACGGTTGGTGACGGGGCAGGTCGCGGCGCGCCTGGTGCTAGTCTGTCAGCGTTGCTTGGCGCCTACCTGGTTTCCCGTAGAGCGGGAGGTGCTCCTCGGCATCGTAGCGAACCTAGCGGCAGCGGACCAACTCCCTGCGGAGCTTGACCCTTTGGTGGTGGCAGACACTCTGTCGATACGCGAGATGGTCGAGGACGAGTTGATCCTGGAGTTGCCGGTAGTTGCCATGCATGAAATCGATCAGTGTCCAGCGCGGGAGGTGCTGGAGCAGTATGTCCCAGGAGAAGAAGAGGGCAGTAATGGACTAGCCAGACCAAATCCCTTCGCGGTGTTAAAGTCGCTCAACCCGGTCTGA